Proteins co-encoded in one Brassica oleracea var. oleracea cultivar TO1000 chromosome C4, BOL, whole genome shotgun sequence genomic window:
- the LOC106340759 gene encoding protein PFC0760c-like, which yields METLFLVAVLLLALSSSSFTRCQRIIQIPPPRPLCVSQYALANYACSRVPVTTVLPSSPTVPPSPHIDPPPPPHHDHDDDHDHRRHNDDHDHHDHDNDHDDDDHDHDHDDDDDHDHDDDDDHDHDHDDDDDHHDDDDDHDHDDDDDHHDDDDDDHDHDDDDDHHDDDDDHDHDDDDDHHDDDDDHDHDDDDHHDDDDHDHDGDHDHDHDDDHDYDDHDHHHRHRDETYAQQDCCKWLRQIDNECVCDLLVTLPPLLSKPAHNYTVFVDDSCIVTFTCGGRLLN from the coding sequence ATGGAAACTCTTTTTCTTGTAGCTGTTCTACTTCTGGCTCTCTCCTCTTCCTCTTTCACACGATGCCAGAGAATCATACAGATTCCACCACCACGTCCATTATGCGTCTCTCAATACGCTCTGGCTAACTACGCCTGCTCACGTGTCCCAGTTACCACTGTCCTACCTTCTTCCCCCACTGTCCCACCTTCTCCGCATATCGATCCTCCTCCTCCTCCTCACCATGACCATGATGATGACCATGACCACCGTCGCCATAATGATGATCATGACCACCACGACCATGACAATGACCATGATGATGATGACCATGACCACGACCATGACGATGACGATGACCACGACCATGACGATGATGATGACCACGACCACGATCATGATGACGATGATGACCACCATGATGATGATGATGACCACGATCATGATGACGATGATGACCACCATGATGATGATGATGATGACCACGATCATGATGACGATGATGACCACCATGATGATGATGATGACCACGATCATGATGACGATGATGACCACCATGATGATGATGATGACCACGATCATGATGACGATGACCACCATGATGATGATGACCACGACCACGATGGTGACCATGATCATGATCACGACGATGACCATGATTACGATGACCACGACCACCATCACCGACACCGAGATGAGACGTATGCTCAACAAGATTGCTGCAAATGGTTGAGGCAAATAGACAACGAGTGCGTGTGCGACCTTCTGGTTACGCTTCCGCCATTGCTATCAAAACCTGCTCATAACTATACAGTCTTTGTGGATGATTCATGCATCGTCACATTCACCTGTGGAGGCAGACTTCTAAACTAA
- the LOC106341871 gene encoding probable glutathione peroxidase 5 isoform X1, producing the protein MGGSLSAVSEKSIHEFTVKVFLRFLICFMDYGNECSGKEVDLSIYQGKVLLVVNVASKCGFTESNYTQLTELYQRYKDQGFVILAFPCNQFMYQEPGTSQDAHAFACTRFKAEYPVFQKVCVNGQNAAPVYKFLKSKKPTFFGTRIKWNFTKFLVGKDGQVIDRYGLTVPPLSIEKDIIKALGEAGDDVPSIEPLM; encoded by the exons ATGGGTGGTTCGTTATCAGCAGTGTCCGAAAAATCCATCCATGAGTTCACCGTCAAGGTTTTTCTTCGTTTTCTTATTTGTTTTATGGATTACGGGAATGAATG TTCCGGCAAGGAGGTTGATCTTAGCATTTATCAAGGGAAAGTTCTTCTCGTCGTGAACGTTGCTTCTAAATG CGGTTTCACGGAATCCAATTACACCCAGCTAACAGAACTTTACCAGAGATACAAAGATCAAG GGTTTGTGATATTGGCGTTTCCTTGCAACCAGTTTATGTACCAAGAGCCTGGGACAAGCCAAGATGCTCATGCATTTGCTTGTACAAGGTTTAAGGCCGAGTACCCCGTTTTCCAAAAG GTGTGTGTAAATGGACAAAACGCAGCACCAGTCTACAAATTCCTCAAGTCAAAGAAACCAACTTTCTTCGGAACAAGGATCAAATGGAACTTCACCAAGTTTTTGGTCGGCAAAGACGGTCAAGTCATTGATCGTTATGGCCTAACTGTTCCACCTCTCTCCATCGAG AAAGACATCATCAAAGCCCTTGGAGAAGCAGGAGATGATGTTCCAAGTATTGAACCCTTGATGTAG
- the LOC106341871 gene encoding probable glutathione peroxidase 5 isoform X2, translating into MGGSLSAVSEKSIHEFTVKDSSGKEVDLSIYQGKVLLVVNVASKCGFTESNYTQLTELYQRYKDQGFVILAFPCNQFMYQEPGTSQDAHAFACTRFKAEYPVFQKVCVNGQNAAPVYKFLKSKKPTFFGTRIKWNFTKFLVGKDGQVIDRYGLTVPPLSIEKDIIKALGEAGDDVPSIEPLM; encoded by the exons ATGGGTGGTTCGTTATCAGCAGTGTCCGAAAAATCCATCCATGAGTTCACCGTCAAG GATAGTTCCGGCAAGGAGGTTGATCTTAGCATTTATCAAGGGAAAGTTCTTCTCGTCGTGAACGTTGCTTCTAAATG CGGTTTCACGGAATCCAATTACACCCAGCTAACAGAACTTTACCAGAGATACAAAGATCAAG GGTTTGTGATATTGGCGTTTCCTTGCAACCAGTTTATGTACCAAGAGCCTGGGACAAGCCAAGATGCTCATGCATTTGCTTGTACAAGGTTTAAGGCCGAGTACCCCGTTTTCCAAAAG GTGTGTGTAAATGGACAAAACGCAGCACCAGTCTACAAATTCCTCAAGTCAAAGAAACCAACTTTCTTCGGAACAAGGATCAAATGGAACTTCACCAAGTTTTTGGTCGGCAAAGACGGTCAAGTCATTGATCGTTATGGCCTAACTGTTCCACCTCTCTCCATCGAG AAAGACATCATCAAAGCCCTTGGAGAAGCAGGAGATGATGTTCCAAGTATTGAACCCTTGATGTAG
- the LOC106341870 gene encoding HUA2-like protein 2 isoform X2 gives MAPSRKKGGAKAAAAASARPQWKVGDLVLAKVKGFPAWPAAVSEPEKWGYSADKKKVLVHFFGTQQIAFCNPADVESFTEEKKQSLLTKRHAKGSDFVRAVKEIAESYEKLKQLDESNDPKSAEETTVGSSGNIIELPQASENLIGTRLDTQIESSSHGRDETTLLSEDASAAEQMLALRHNSLARNGACDNAAAKDLCEIATHSSRRRNERARSQKCAPLKLVLPVHHSKISPSLEFDRLQRSIRQCSDGGHSVDDIDDGTIGRRKRIRRSDHSESDDVVSSVQKLHGSDEENASEIATGESDTNSRNMGNGVDSDSKVEHSDAVGEGCEGAHELSKGLDFQISTIVKRKRRKPTRKRETCDLVNPPAKVEAEEGSGTKACDSCQGSQNSHETLNERPCAENGDEHLPLVKRARVRMSRAYYADEKVNASSQFEERSSKDTPTSSAMQTSPSVNHENDIVSGHDTSAAKEFNSFELSGKLPGDMVDVLPSHMGKPSGRMSPSMSCVQTVGDKQTAMEVHENELSMTPNDEVTRARSNKLGSSLEGNARVSEGFQGCSEESQTINCLNVESDPIDMQCTRQSENNGTPFNPDTVDSSVNYPPSLCSGLDMTASWVPAQSPHQHQSQDHDSCDLKEKCENIDNVTQGVQSQVVEHSPAFCSVVNNQAAENMQETENTLLEIKQGSLGKELDSGKQAQIIQNPALSATERYMMDKEAEPQYETVHSHCEDAVENKELEKSCEADEQKEQIQATNSVSVSENLSREKMSLSPDSSAKGAPHGNMSTVEGAYSMQNNSNCSTSGEKKTISDDTGKEERRVGIGVTQVKKIDSSDVQFTIESFETALASLVRTKETIGRATRLAMDLVKFGMSAKAMEILAHTLESESNLQRRVDLFFLVDSIAQCSKGLSGDAGGVYLSSIQVMLPRLLAAAVPAGATTQENRRQCLKVLRLWLERRILPESIVRHHIRELDSHSNAPACLYSRRSARTERALDDPVRDMEGMLVDEYGSNSTLQLHGLCMPAMLKVEDEGSDSDGGDFESVTPEHDSRILEEHVTPSITERHTRILEDVDGELEMEDVAPPWDVGSKAPTDQADNTESAYCQPVSGTSHQNVTSLSPLAPPSQNAQCTMSDSYTNGFDSSGYPGMHGDQQARMNPSTHYRSPESSYSSRASLSKNMPRGEGSDFQHRPYPSPNPPPPPSHHYYSHMDPDNHMTEGPSYPHGSHYTGDFGERNYHDSHESMRHAPYESRDNWRYHPPPSQGPRYQDRHKGHYQSSSYSGYHRDSGRFQNHRWSHHSPRAYNNNNRHSFQHKPHSEGHVPVPMRDPQGTWHQR, from the exons ATGGCTCCCAGCCGCAAGAAAGGCGGTGCTAAGGCTGCCGCCGCTGCTTCCGCCCGGCCACAGTGGAAGGTTGGCGATCTCGTGCTTGCCAAAGTCAAAGGCTTTCCTGCTTGGCCTGCCGCG GTTAGCGAACCAGAAAAGTGGGGCTACTCAGCGGATAAGAAGAAAGTACTGGTTCACTTTTTTGGCACACAGCAGAT AGCTTTCTGCAATCCTGCTGATGTTGAATCATTTACGGAGGAGAAGAAGCAATCGCTTTTGACAAAACGTCATGCAAAAGGTTCAGATTTTGTCCGTGCGGTTAAAGAGATCGCAGAGAGTTACGAGAAGCTGAAACAGCTGGACGAATCTAATGATCCTAAATCTGCTGAAGAAACAACGGTTGGAAGTTCTGGGAATATTATAGAACTGCCTCAGGCCAGCGAAAATCTAATTGGTACAAGACTTGATACACAAATAGAATCATCTAGTCATGGTAGAGATGAAACGACTCTTCTCAGCGAGGACGCTTCAGCTGCTGAACAAATGCTAGCTCTGCGTCATAACAGTCTAGCTCGTAATGGAGCCTGTGATAATGCAGCAGCCAAAGATCTGTGTGAGATAGCTACACATTCTTCAAGGAGAAGAAATGAACGGGCGCGGTCTCAAAAGTGTGCTCCACTGAAATTAGTATTACCGGTTCATCACTCTAAAATCTCGCCAAGCTTGGAATTCGATAGGCTTCAAAGGTCCATTCGTCAATGCAGTGATGGTGGCCACAGTGTAGATGATATAGATGATGGAACTATAGGAAGGAGAAAGAGGATCCGAAGGTCAGATCATTCTGAATCAGATGATGTGGTTTCATCAGTTCAAAAATTGCACGGATCTGATGAAGAAAACGCCTCTGAAATTGCTACAGGTGAGTCTGACACTAATAGTAGGAATATGGGCAATGGTGTGGATTCTGATTCCAAAGTTGAGCATTCTGATGCTGTTGGTGAGGGGTGCGAAGGAGCTCATGAGCTCAGCAAAGGGCTTGATTTCCAAATTAGTACCATCGTAAAGAGGAAGAGGAGGAAGCCTACCAGAAAACGTGAGACCTGTGACCTTGTTAACCCTCCTGCTAAAGTTGAAGCAGAAGAAGGTTCTGGGACCAAGGCGTGTGATAGCTGCCAGGGATCTCAAAATTCTCATGAAACGCTGAATGAGAGGCCCTGTGCAGAGAATGGTGATGAACACTTGCCTCTGGTAAAACGAGCCAGAGTCCGAATGAGTAGAGCTTATTACGCTGATGAAAAGGTCAACGCCTCTTCACAGTTCGAAGAAAGATCATCCAAAGACACTCCAACAAGTTCAGCCATGCAAACAAGCCCCTCGGTTAATCATGAAAATGATATTGTATCTGGTCATGATACTTCTGCGGCCAAAGAATTTAACAGCTTTGAGTTGTCTGGTAAGCTCCCAGGTGATATGGTTGATGTATTGCCTTCTCATATGGGCAAACCTTCTGGCAGAATGTCTCCGTCTATGTCCTGTGTTCAGACTGTAGGAGATAAACAAACTGCTATGGAGGTCCATGAGAACGAATTGAGCATGACGCCAAATGATGAAGTAACTCGAGCACGGTCTAATAAACTTGGCAGTTCGCTAGAAGGGAACGCTCGTGTATCTGAAGGTTTTCAGGGTTGTTCGGAGGAATCACAAACCATAAACTGTCTAAATGTTGAGTCCGATCCTATTGACATGCAATGCACACGTCAAAGTGAGAACAACGGAACCCCTTTCAATCCTGATACTGTGGACTCATCTGTAAATTATCCCCCGAGTTTATGCTCGGGTTTGGATATGACAGCGTCATGGGTACCTGCTCAGTCTCCTCATCAACACCAAAGCCAGGACCATGATTCTTGTGA CCTTAAAGAAAAATGTGAGAATATTGATAATGTGACTCAGGGTGTTCAGTCCCAAGTTGTAGAACATTCTCCAGCGTTCTGTTCAGTGGTCAATAATCAGGCGGCTGAAAACATGCAGGAAACTGAAAACACTCTACTGGAAATAAAACAAGGAAGTCTGGGTAAAGAACTTGATAGTGGCAAACAAGCTCAGATAATACAGAATCCAGCTCTCTCTGCCACTGAACGTTATATGATGGATAAAGAAGCGGAACCTCAGTATGAAACGGTGCATAGCCACTGTGAGGATGCTGTGGAGAACAAAGAGCTGGAAAAGAG CTGTGAGGCAGATGAGCAGAAAGAGCAGATCCAAGCCACCAATTCTGTCTCAGTATCTGAGAACCTTTCACGTGAAAAAATGAGTCTATCTCCTGACTCTTCTGCCAAGGGGGCTCCACATGGCAATATGTCTACTGTAGAAGGTGCATATAGTATGCAGAACAACAGTAATTGTAGCACCAGTGGCGAGAAAAAAACTATCAGCGATGACACAGGCAAAGAAGAAAGGAGGGTTGGAATTGGTGTAACTCAGGTGAAGAAAATCGATAGTTCTGATGTGCAATTCACCATTGAATCTTTTGAGACCGCACTTGCCTCCTTGGTGAGGACAAAGGAGACCATTGGCCGTGCAACTCGTTTAGCTATGGACTTGGTGAAATTTGGTATGTCGGCAAAG GCCATGGAAATTCTTGCTCATACTTTGGAAAGCGAGTCAAACTTACAAAGGAGGGTGGACTTATTTTTCCTTGTGGATTCTATTGCTCAGTGTTCTAAAGGTCTGAGTG GTGATGCTGGCGGTGTTTATCTTTCATCCATTCAAGTTATGCTGCCTCGCCTGTTGGCTGCTGCTGTCCCGGCTGGAGCTACCACACAAGAAAACCGGAGACAATGCTTGAAG GTTTTGAGGCTTTGGCTCGAAAGAAGGATCCTTCCTGAATCTATTGTTCGTCACCATATAAGAGAACTTGATTCACATAGTAACGCACCTGCTTGCCTCTATTCTCGGCGCTCAGCGCGAACAGAAAGGGCGCTGGATGACCCCGTCAGAGACATGGAGGGTATGCTCGTGGATGAATATGGAAG TAATTCAACTCTCCAGCTTCATGGATTGTGCATGCCTGCAATGCTTAAGGTTGAAGACGAAGGAAGTGACTCGGATGGGGGTGATTTTGAGTCTGTCACTCCTGAACACGACTCCAGAATTTTAGAAGAACATGTTACACCTTCCATTACTGAAAGGCATACTCGTATACTTGAAGATGTTGACGGCGAGCTCGAAATGGAAGACGTGGCTCCACCTTGGGATGTTGGAAGTAAGGCACCCACTGATCAAGCTGATAATACAGAGTCTGCATATTGTCAGCCTGTCTCTGGCACCTCACATCAGAATGTGACCTCGTTATCTCCATTAGCTCCCCCTTCACAGAATGCTCAGTGTACCATGTCTGATTCCTACACAAATGGTTTCGACAGCAGTGGATATCCCGGCATGCAC GGAGATCAGCAGGCACGGATGAATCCATCTACGCATTACCGAAGTCCTGAATCATCTTATAGTTCCCGTGCATCTTTGTCAAAAAACATGCCACGCGGTGAGGGTTCTGACTTCCAGCATAGGCCTTATCCATCACCTAATCCCCCACCTCCGCCTTCTCATCACTATTATTCACATATGGATCCGGACAACCATATGACAGAAGGTCCATCCTACCCTCACGGATCTCATTACACAGGGGATTTTGGTGAAAGGAATTATCATGATAGCCATGAGAGCATGAGGCATGCACCATATGAGAGTCGAGACAATTGGAGATATCATCCGCCGCCTTCTCAAG GTCCACGATATCAGGACAGACACAAAGGCCATTATCAATCCAGTTCATACAGTGGCTATCACCGTGACTCTGGAAGGTTTCAGAACCACAGGTGGAGTCATCATTCTCCGCGTGCATATAACAACAACAACAGACACTCTTTTCAACATAAACCACATTCGGAAGGCCATGTTCCAGTCCCAATGAGAG ATCCGCAAGGCACATGGCATCAGAGGTGA
- the LOC106341870 gene encoding HUA2-like protein 2 isoform X1, whose protein sequence is MAPSRKKGGAKAAAAASARPQWKVGDLVLAKVKGFPAWPAAVSEPEKWGYSADKKKVLVHFFGTQQIAFCNPADVESFTEEKKQSLLTKRHAKGSDFVRAVKEIAESYEKLKQLDESNDPKSAEETTVGSSGNIIELPQASENLIGTRLDTQIESSSHGRDETTLLSEDASAAEQMLALRHNSLARNGACDNAAAKDLCEIATHSSRRRNERARSQKCAPLKLVLPVHHSKISPSLEFDRLQRSIRQCSDGGHSVDDIDDGTIGRRKRIRRSDHSESDDVVSSVQKLHGSDEENASEIATGESDTNSRNMGNGVDSDSKVEHSDAVGEGCEGAHELSKGLDFQISTIVKRKRRKPTRKRETCDLVNPPAKVEAEEGSGTKACDSCQGSQNSHETLNERPCAENGDEHLPLVKRARVRMSRAYYADEKVNASSQFEERSSKDTPTSSAMQTSPSVNHENDIVSGHDTSAAKEFNSFELSGKLPGDMVDVLPSHMGKPSGRMSPSMSCVQTVGDKQTAMEVHENELSMTPNDEVTRARSNKLGSSLEGNARVSEGFQGCSEESQTINCLNVESDPIDMQCTRQSENNGTPFNPDTVDSSVNYPPSLCSGLDMTASWVPAQSPHQHQSQDHDSCDHSLVAVEDASLKEKCENIDNVTQGVQSQVVEHSPAFCSVVNNQAAENMQETENTLLEIKQGSLGKELDSGKQAQIIQNPALSATERYMMDKEAEPQYETVHSHCEDAVENKELEKSCEADEQKEQIQATNSVSVSENLSREKMSLSPDSSAKGAPHGNMSTVEGAYSMQNNSNCSTSGEKKTISDDTGKEERRVGIGVTQVKKIDSSDVQFTIESFETALASLVRTKETIGRATRLAMDLVKFGMSAKAMEILAHTLESESNLQRRVDLFFLVDSIAQCSKGLSGDAGGVYLSSIQVMLPRLLAAAVPAGATTQENRRQCLKVLRLWLERRILPESIVRHHIRELDSHSNAPACLYSRRSARTERALDDPVRDMEGMLVDEYGSNSTLQLHGLCMPAMLKVEDEGSDSDGGDFESVTPEHDSRILEEHVTPSITERHTRILEDVDGELEMEDVAPPWDVGSKAPTDQADNTESAYCQPVSGTSHQNVTSLSPLAPPSQNAQCTMSDSYTNGFDSSGYPGMHGDQQARMNPSTHYRSPESSYSSRASLSKNMPRGEGSDFQHRPYPSPNPPPPPSHHYYSHMDPDNHMTEGPSYPHGSHYTGDFGERNYHDSHESMRHAPYESRDNWRYHPPPSQGPRYQDRHKGHYQSSSYSGYHRDSGRFQNHRWSHHSPRAYNNNNRHSFQHKPHSEGHVPVPMRDPQGTWHQR, encoded by the exons ATGGCTCCCAGCCGCAAGAAAGGCGGTGCTAAGGCTGCCGCCGCTGCTTCCGCCCGGCCACAGTGGAAGGTTGGCGATCTCGTGCTTGCCAAAGTCAAAGGCTTTCCTGCTTGGCCTGCCGCG GTTAGCGAACCAGAAAAGTGGGGCTACTCAGCGGATAAGAAGAAAGTACTGGTTCACTTTTTTGGCACACAGCAGAT AGCTTTCTGCAATCCTGCTGATGTTGAATCATTTACGGAGGAGAAGAAGCAATCGCTTTTGACAAAACGTCATGCAAAAGGTTCAGATTTTGTCCGTGCGGTTAAAGAGATCGCAGAGAGTTACGAGAAGCTGAAACAGCTGGACGAATCTAATGATCCTAAATCTGCTGAAGAAACAACGGTTGGAAGTTCTGGGAATATTATAGAACTGCCTCAGGCCAGCGAAAATCTAATTGGTACAAGACTTGATACACAAATAGAATCATCTAGTCATGGTAGAGATGAAACGACTCTTCTCAGCGAGGACGCTTCAGCTGCTGAACAAATGCTAGCTCTGCGTCATAACAGTCTAGCTCGTAATGGAGCCTGTGATAATGCAGCAGCCAAAGATCTGTGTGAGATAGCTACACATTCTTCAAGGAGAAGAAATGAACGGGCGCGGTCTCAAAAGTGTGCTCCACTGAAATTAGTATTACCGGTTCATCACTCTAAAATCTCGCCAAGCTTGGAATTCGATAGGCTTCAAAGGTCCATTCGTCAATGCAGTGATGGTGGCCACAGTGTAGATGATATAGATGATGGAACTATAGGAAGGAGAAAGAGGATCCGAAGGTCAGATCATTCTGAATCAGATGATGTGGTTTCATCAGTTCAAAAATTGCACGGATCTGATGAAGAAAACGCCTCTGAAATTGCTACAGGTGAGTCTGACACTAATAGTAGGAATATGGGCAATGGTGTGGATTCTGATTCCAAAGTTGAGCATTCTGATGCTGTTGGTGAGGGGTGCGAAGGAGCTCATGAGCTCAGCAAAGGGCTTGATTTCCAAATTAGTACCATCGTAAAGAGGAAGAGGAGGAAGCCTACCAGAAAACGTGAGACCTGTGACCTTGTTAACCCTCCTGCTAAAGTTGAAGCAGAAGAAGGTTCTGGGACCAAGGCGTGTGATAGCTGCCAGGGATCTCAAAATTCTCATGAAACGCTGAATGAGAGGCCCTGTGCAGAGAATGGTGATGAACACTTGCCTCTGGTAAAACGAGCCAGAGTCCGAATGAGTAGAGCTTATTACGCTGATGAAAAGGTCAACGCCTCTTCACAGTTCGAAGAAAGATCATCCAAAGACACTCCAACAAGTTCAGCCATGCAAACAAGCCCCTCGGTTAATCATGAAAATGATATTGTATCTGGTCATGATACTTCTGCGGCCAAAGAATTTAACAGCTTTGAGTTGTCTGGTAAGCTCCCAGGTGATATGGTTGATGTATTGCCTTCTCATATGGGCAAACCTTCTGGCAGAATGTCTCCGTCTATGTCCTGTGTTCAGACTGTAGGAGATAAACAAACTGCTATGGAGGTCCATGAGAACGAATTGAGCATGACGCCAAATGATGAAGTAACTCGAGCACGGTCTAATAAACTTGGCAGTTCGCTAGAAGGGAACGCTCGTGTATCTGAAGGTTTTCAGGGTTGTTCGGAGGAATCACAAACCATAAACTGTCTAAATGTTGAGTCCGATCCTATTGACATGCAATGCACACGTCAAAGTGAGAACAACGGAACCCCTTTCAATCCTGATACTGTGGACTCATCTGTAAATTATCCCCCGAGTTTATGCTCGGGTTTGGATATGACAGCGTCATGGGTACCTGCTCAGTCTCCTCATCAACACCAAAGCCAGGACCATGATTCTTGTGACCATTCATTGGTCGCTGTTGAAGATGCTTCCCTTAAAGAAAAATGTGAGAATATTGATAATGTGACTCAGGGTGTTCAGTCCCAAGTTGTAGAACATTCTCCAGCGTTCTGTTCAGTGGTCAATAATCAGGCGGCTGAAAACATGCAGGAAACTGAAAACACTCTACTGGAAATAAAACAAGGAAGTCTGGGTAAAGAACTTGATAGTGGCAAACAAGCTCAGATAATACAGAATCCAGCTCTCTCTGCCACTGAACGTTATATGATGGATAAAGAAGCGGAACCTCAGTATGAAACGGTGCATAGCCACTGTGAGGATGCTGTGGAGAACAAAGAGCTGGAAAAGAG CTGTGAGGCAGATGAGCAGAAAGAGCAGATCCAAGCCACCAATTCTGTCTCAGTATCTGAGAACCTTTCACGTGAAAAAATGAGTCTATCTCCTGACTCTTCTGCCAAGGGGGCTCCACATGGCAATATGTCTACTGTAGAAGGTGCATATAGTATGCAGAACAACAGTAATTGTAGCACCAGTGGCGAGAAAAAAACTATCAGCGATGACACAGGCAAAGAAGAAAGGAGGGTTGGAATTGGTGTAACTCAGGTGAAGAAAATCGATAGTTCTGATGTGCAATTCACCATTGAATCTTTTGAGACCGCACTTGCCTCCTTGGTGAGGACAAAGGAGACCATTGGCCGTGCAACTCGTTTAGCTATGGACTTGGTGAAATTTGGTATGTCGGCAAAG GCCATGGAAATTCTTGCTCATACTTTGGAAAGCGAGTCAAACTTACAAAGGAGGGTGGACTTATTTTTCCTTGTGGATTCTATTGCTCAGTGTTCTAAAGGTCTGAGTG GTGATGCTGGCGGTGTTTATCTTTCATCCATTCAAGTTATGCTGCCTCGCCTGTTGGCTGCTGCTGTCCCGGCTGGAGCTACCACACAAGAAAACCGGAGACAATGCTTGAAG GTTTTGAGGCTTTGGCTCGAAAGAAGGATCCTTCCTGAATCTATTGTTCGTCACCATATAAGAGAACTTGATTCACATAGTAACGCACCTGCTTGCCTCTATTCTCGGCGCTCAGCGCGAACAGAAAGGGCGCTGGATGACCCCGTCAGAGACATGGAGGGTATGCTCGTGGATGAATATGGAAG TAATTCAACTCTCCAGCTTCATGGATTGTGCATGCCTGCAATGCTTAAGGTTGAAGACGAAGGAAGTGACTCGGATGGGGGTGATTTTGAGTCTGTCACTCCTGAACACGACTCCAGAATTTTAGAAGAACATGTTACACCTTCCATTACTGAAAGGCATACTCGTATACTTGAAGATGTTGACGGCGAGCTCGAAATGGAAGACGTGGCTCCACCTTGGGATGTTGGAAGTAAGGCACCCACTGATCAAGCTGATAATACAGAGTCTGCATATTGTCAGCCTGTCTCTGGCACCTCACATCAGAATGTGACCTCGTTATCTCCATTAGCTCCCCCTTCACAGAATGCTCAGTGTACCATGTCTGATTCCTACACAAATGGTTTCGACAGCAGTGGATATCCCGGCATGCAC GGAGATCAGCAGGCACGGATGAATCCATCTACGCATTACCGAAGTCCTGAATCATCTTATAGTTCCCGTGCATCTTTGTCAAAAAACATGCCACGCGGTGAGGGTTCTGACTTCCAGCATAGGCCTTATCCATCACCTAATCCCCCACCTCCGCCTTCTCATCACTATTATTCACATATGGATCCGGACAACCATATGACAGAAGGTCCATCCTACCCTCACGGATCTCATTACACAGGGGATTTTGGTGAAAGGAATTATCATGATAGCCATGAGAGCATGAGGCATGCACCATATGAGAGTCGAGACAATTGGAGATATCATCCGCCGCCTTCTCAAG GTCCACGATATCAGGACAGACACAAAGGCCATTATCAATCCAGTTCATACAGTGGCTATCACCGTGACTCTGGAAGGTTTCAGAACCACAGGTGGAGTCATCATTCTCCGCGTGCATATAACAACAACAACAGACACTCTTTTCAACATAAACCACATTCGGAAGGCCATGTTCCAGTCCCAATGAGAG ATCCGCAAGGCACATGGCATCAGAGGTGA